The sequence below is a genomic window from Pygocentrus nattereri isolate fPygNat1 chromosome 16, fPygNat1.pri, whole genome shotgun sequence.
CCTGCATCACCCGTCCGTGCTCACctcgcaccaccaccaccatcaccaccaccacgcgCACCACCAGGCCGCGCAGGGCCTGGAGGGCGACCTCCTCGAGCACCTGACGCCCGCCATCTCCCTGGGCGCCATGCCCGCGTCCGACGTAGGCACCGGCCACTCGCACATGGCCATCAACCACATGCAACCGCACCACCCGCAGAGCATGAGCATGCACCCGCACGGCCTGGGCTCGCACGCGCTCGGCGGCGGAGCGGGCGGTGGCGGCGGAGGAGGCGGAGGCGTGCCGGACTCGGAGCCCGACCCGCGCGAGCTCGAGTCGTTCGCCGAGCGCTTCAAGCAGCGGCGGATCAAGCTGGGCGTGACGCAGGCGGACGTGGGCGCAGCGCTGGCTAACCTGAAGATCCCGGGCGTGGGCTGCCTGAGCCAGAGCACCATCTGCCGCTTCGAGTCGCTCACGCTCTCGCACAACAACATGGTGGCGCTCAAGCCCATCCTGGAGGCCTGGCTGGAGGAGGCCGAGCGCGCGCAGCGCGAGAAGATGACCAAGCCCGAGATCTTCAACGGCGCCGACAAGAAGAGGAAGCGCACGTCCATCGCGGCGCCCGAGAAGCGCTCGCTGGAGGCTTACTTCGCCGTGCAGCCGCGACCTTCGTCCGAGAAGATCGCCGCCATCGCCGAAAAGCTGGACCTGAAAAAGAACGTGGTGCGCGTGTGGTTTTGCAATCAGAGGCAAAAGCAGAAACGGATGAAGTTTTCGGCGACGCACTAGGGGCCGTTTTTAATCCCTATTACTGTtgattttactattattattattttgtttgctCGGGGTGGGTGAGGGAGTGGTGGTGCTGTTGGTGGTGGGGGGGCTCCGCCTGGTTGGGACCCGAGCTGGAGCGTCCCAGAGACTGGAAACAGCACAAACTTCAGTCAGAGAAGAGAAACTAAGAAAAATAATAGGAAGACACTCCCAGGCTCTCACACGtggagacaaagagaaagagacacagagagagagcgagtgagagagagaatcatcAACTAGTGGCAATTGATTATTGTACAAAAGGGAAATAGAATAATATCGATTATTCTCTTAAATAACTCTTTTATATTAATTCGTGTACATACCTGTGAATACATTGCACCTCTGTGAAGAGCGCGTcgtcttttttctcctttttatttTCCGTCTTTCTTTTTtgagcaaagaaaaaaatgtaaaaaaaaaaaatcaaacacttTAATGTTATTCAGTGTGttccagaagaagaagaagaagaagagagtcTCTCAGTAAGAGGAGGGAACTGCTGTAATCCATTGCATGGTTTACTGGGGCGATCAGTGTGCTTTTCTAGTCTGAAACTCCCAACGTGTTTTGAATGCATTgcaataagagagagagagagtgagagagagagagagagaacacgcACAGGCACgagcacacactctcacactctcacacactcacacacacactcacacaatagGCTACCAGTCTGTGTCTACCTCATGATCCTCGTCCTGACACatacatgcgcgcacacacacacacaccctctcatGGTCATTTTGACCTAAAACCCAGACTAGTGTTTGTTCAGCCGCTTCGCCGTTTAATTTCACTCCGAGCTCTGGTTGAATTAGATAGACACTGCGCTCCTGTCTCAGCTCATCTCACTGCAACGATGCTTTGACAATCAAACGGtcagaaaaaaagatgtaaaGGCCCCTCAATGTCTTCACCCAGAACTGCTCTCTGTTgtcctttttattattattattattattattattattattattattgctgggCCTGTGGATGGGAACATTGACTAGCTTACACCGCATTCTCAGAAGTTCATTGCACTTTGTAGATAACTGTTGAGAAACCATTTTTGACTTATTTATATTtctaatgatttttttcttatttacttatttatttgacattaaTTTATTTGGAAATCCGCCTATTTTTCATTTGTGAAAGTGTGCTTAAATGTGTCTGTGTAAGCGACAGAAATTCAAATAAACCATGCACGTTTTACCTCACCGCctgcttctcttctctctcttacatCTGCATATGGTTCATAATATATACAACTCATTCATATAGAAACAGTCTTGATTTAACAGGAAATAAATAGCGTTGTTTCTATAAAGGCAGCGCGCTTACAAGGAGGGAATAGTTTATTAcaagacatttttattaaagagtttattaaagATTTGGTTTCTATTCTATTTGTTTTATTACtcctgttttattatttattgctgttattattcttttttcattcttattATTCGAAATAGTGATagtaacagcagcagcagcttctccaataaaaaacaaacaaaataaaaaaacgccTAAAGATACTTTTAGTTACGAAATTATGAATTTAAATTAACCACTTAAAATTATTATGAAATTTTGTGcgtcatctatctatctatctatctatctatctatctatctatctatctatctatctatctatctaagctgcgctgtgttgtgtttatttgtttattgtcaGTATTCTGCGCATTTTCACATCCAATGACAATAAACTACACTAACATGAACAAAACCTAATGCAacttaataaaacaaaacaccaaaataaataaacaaataaataaatataaataaataaatcaaaataaagacGTAAATAAAATAGAACTTAATGAAGAGATAAACTGAGACCCTCCCGACGGACAGTGGAAGTTGGGGTCACTGCGAGTGTTTCAGTCAGAGGGTCCTGAGCTCGCGGCCTTTCTCGCTGGGGTTCAGCAGGTGGTTTCAGCCAGTAAAAATCAgttattaatgaataataaatacgGACTGTTATGATAGTATtgatttgtgtatgtgtttgttaaGAAGATGATCCTCGCGCTGAAAGCTCGCTTCTTGTTCTACAACGAGCTCGAGCCCCTTTTCCCCTCAGACATACAAACTGTTTACACACACTCAGTTAACACTGCTAATGACCACAGAGAagcgataataataataataacaacaacaacaataataataatcataataataataataataataataataataataataataataataacaataataataatacgaaGATTTTTTACATCCTGTtcctttattatttcattacatGGCCTACACGCATTAATGATACTATTATTATTGCgacattattgttgttattattagtattattattattgttactactactactacacacAGTACTAATATACATACCATAGTATTATACATACAGCACTATTATTTCTacactgtgtgttttgtttcacagctgtttgtaaatttattgttattgtactggattattttatattatattgttttaGTATTGTTCTAATGAATCTGACGCCGAGCCACGCTTGATATAAACTCACTTACCCTCTAACATTCCTGCTAACAGTGCAGTGAGGCGAGCTGAGTGTTTATCAGAGTGGACACTGAAGGCTGCAGGTCCGCGTGCTCTGCTCTCTGCATGcccacacaaacaacacaacataAACACTACGCATTCCCCCAGTAACACAGCAAAGCCAGGAGGAGCTttttcagtatatatatatatatatatatatatatatatatatatatatatatatatatgtgtgtgtgtgtgtgtgtgtgtgtgtgtgtgtgtgtgtgtgtgtgtgtgtgtgtgtgtgtacgtattTGTGAGCGTACAGCAGATCAGATGTGAGAAACAAATGAAGGCTGTAGAGATGATGGAAAAGCCGCTGATGTTCAGCTGGAAAAGGAaagtgtaacacacacacacacacacacacacacacacacacacacacacacacacacagtcccagCCCAGCCGCGCTTTAATTGTTTCACTTCAATAATTCACACACTGAGGACCTGCTGCCTCCTTTGTGTTTTCCTGTTGGCTCTAAACAAGACAGCTGTTACGCAAATCACACTCGATCTGCACTCAGAGAGAcgagaaacaaaacaaaataaaaatacgttatgttacacattatatatatatatatcccatccatccatccatccatccattatcttccgcttctccggggttcaacacaaataaaatgaataatataatacaaatcTACACAAtgttaaactaaactaaaatacgataaaataaaagtgaaatctTGGggtaaaacaatacaaaataacattatagaaaatatatgtaaaatctTGTAACACTAaaataatgttgaaaaaaaaaagaataatagtaataaatgaCCACGGCAGAATAAAAACGGCTGTCTAGGCCTCACAGGTCAGTGTAGAGGAGGTGAGGTTTGAGCAGTAAATCAGAGAAGAACAGGCTCTGCTTTGTCTGAAGTGGATCAGAGTTCATAAATGGAGGACATATGCCGAGCATCCATTAAGTGGCTCTCATAGACCCCTGATtgctgatggagagagagagagagagagagagagagagagagagagagagagagagagagagagagagagagagagagagagagagagtgtgagagagagagaaagagagagagagtgtgtgtgtgtgtgtgtgagagagagagagagagagagagagagagagagagagagagaaagagagagagagtgagagagagagagagagtgtgtgtgtgtgtgagaaagagagagagagagagagagagagagagagagagctaaacAGCAGTATCACCGTCTATACGGCGCGGAATACTCTGCGTTCTCCTCATCTACATAATTCAGGCCTGTCGGAGCGGATGAACGAGTTCAGACGTGAACGGAAACATCTCTACATTTTCAGCTGGTGACCGTATTTGGTGACTTTATTGTGCGGAACGCAgcaggaaagagaaaagaaaggccTGCACGCGCGAGCGCACACATATGAgtgtgttattatatatataattttgctTTTAgctctctcttccttccctcGTGCTTCTTAcggactgtgtgtgttttgccgTGAAGCGGAAAGCGCATTTTCATAAATAGACCTTGGCCGAGCGCTGCGGATGAAATTTTAATGAAGCGCGAGTCTTGAGTGCAGCTCGACTCGAGGGCcttggaggagcagcagctctctctctctctctctctctcacacacacacacacacacacacacatatacacacactacctCTCTCTTTTACTATGTCTTGCTCTctcaaacactacacactagctctttcactgtctctctctctctcttacattaccgcacagcatctctctctctctctctctctctctctctctctctctctctctctctcacacacacacacacacacacacatatacacacactacctCTCTCTTTTACTATGTCTTGCTCTctcaaacactacacactagctctttcactgtctctctctctctcttacattaccgcacagcatctctctctctctctctctctctctcacacacacacacacacacacacacactacctctctctctttcactatgtctctctctctctctctctctctctctctctctcacacacacacacacacacacacacacatatacacacactacctctctctctttcactatgtctctctctctctctctctctctctcacacacacacacacacacacacacacacacacatatacacacactacctACCTCTTTTACTATGTTTCTTGCTCTctcaaacactacacactagCTCTTtcacagcctctctctctcttacattaccgcacagcatctctctctctgttacattactgcacagcatctctctctctctctctctctctctctctctttctctctgttacaTTACTGCGCAGAATCTCTCCCCGTCaactctcctttctctctctctctctctctctctctctctctctattacattactgcacagcatctctctctctgttacattACTGCATAgcatctctctctgttacaTTACTGCACagcatctgtctctctctctgttacattacattactgcaCAGCATGTCTCTGTTACATTACTgcacagcatctctctctctctctctctctctctctctctctctctctctctctttctctctgttacaTTACTGCGCAGAATCTCTCCCCGTCaactctcctttctctctctctctctctctctctctctctctctctctctctctattacattactgcacagcatctctctctctttctctctctctctgttacattactgcacagcatctctctctctgttacattACTGCACagcatctgtctctctctctgttacattacattactgcaCAGCATGTCTCTGTTACATTACTGcacaacatctctctctctgttacattactgcacagcatctctctctctctgttacattactgcacagcatctctctctctgaaacattactgcacagcatctctctctctgttacattACCacacagcatctctctctctctctgtaacatTACTGCACagcatctctatctctctctctgttacattACTGCACAGCACCTCTCTCTGTTACATTACTGCacagcatctctctctttctctctgttacaTTACTGCGCAgcatctctctctgttacaTTACTGCatagcatctctctctctgttacattACTGCatagcatctctctctctgttacattACTGCACAGCATCTCTTTCT
It includes:
- the zgc:158291 gene encoding brain-specific homeobox/POU domain protein 3, with the protein product MMSMNSKQPFSMHPILHEPKYTPLHSSSEAIRRACLPTPSLQGNIFAGFDETLLQRAEALAAVDIVAQKSHPFKPDATYHTMTTMTSMTCTPTSSSAHLHHPSVLTSHHHHHHHHHAHHQAAQGLEGDLLEHLTPAISLGAMPASDVGTGHSHMAINHMQPHHPQSMSMHPHGLGSHALGGGAGGGGGGGGGVPDSEPDPRELESFAERFKQRRIKLGVTQADVGAALANLKIPGVGCLSQSTICRFESLTLSHNNMVALKPILEAWLEEAERAQREKMTKPEIFNGADKKRKRTSIAAPEKRSLEAYFAVQPRPSSEKIAAIAEKLDLKKNVVRVWFCNQRQKQKRMKFSATH